The region CCTCACGTTCGTCTTGGAACAGGTCCTATCGGCATTCGGCGGTGAAAGCTGCCCCTTCCGAATATGCCAGAACTGTCGTCCGAATACTGAGGGCGGTGATAACGGCAACGGTGACTGCCGCCCTCGAGATAACTAAATGGACCAGAGCTTTTCGAAAGGGTGTTTACTTGGATTAGCACTAGCAAGCCGGTCAATATTCACCGGCTTGCTACTTTTACTTCTCGCGGCCCTTGGAATCCAAGGTCAATCAAATGCCCTTTCGCCTTTACGAATTTTCTTCAACAACGGACAATTCGACGAGGTAGTGAGCCAAGCCCCTGAAGCTCTTCTGAAAGCACGCAAGAACGGAACAGTGGCGACCTCTTCCGAAATTAACGTAGTTTATGCTCTGGCCCTGATGCGGCTGGAGAGGTATGAAGTGGCGGCGACGGTTCTCGAAGAAGCCTTGGCAGACGCTGAAATCTCAAGACAGCCTCGCAGAATTGCGGCAGCGTATCTGGCTAAGGCCACGCATTTCCGTACCCAGCGGGACTTTCCATCTGCGATAAAGTCCGCCCGCAGCGCGATCGTAGCTGCTCCTTCAGATCCGCAAATCAAGGTCGAATATCATCTCGCCATCGGCCGGATAATGTACTCGTCCGGGTACGACGTGGCTGCGATCATCTGGCTTGAAAAAGCCGAGAAACTGGCTAGCGGCCTCCCTATATCCGCGCACCTCGATGTCCTTGGACATTTAAGCCTCGCGTGGGCATCGAAATTCAATTATGCAAGAGCGATAGAGTACGGAGAAAGACTGGTCAAGATCAGCGAGAAAACCGAATTCAAATTCCGTCACCGCCTCGCACTCTACGAGTTCGGAGGGCTTCTAAGTGCAGTGGCTCAGGAGCGAAGAGCAAAGCAAATGCGTGAAACTGGCCTGAGACTCGCGTTAGCAGCCAACGACGAATATCAGAGTTGTCTCTTTCTCACTTCGCTTATACTCACTTCCCTATACGACGGTGACGTAAAGAGCGCCGAAAAGCATCTCACTACACTTGACCGCGTTGATCGGAAAAAAAGATTTCAATTTGAATCGATCCTGGGAAAGGCGGTTATCGCCGGCCTACAAGGACGAACTGAGGTGTCCGAGCAAGGTTTCAAGGAACTCGAAACGCTGAAGGCTCATTCCGAGTACATTGTTCCGCACTGGAAGGCAATCCTCGCCGAAAGAAGGAAAGACTGGGCCGGATTGATCAAACAAATGAAGGTCCTAGAGGAGATCACCGAGGAAGGTAACTTTCGTGAGGATCTGCCGGGCGTTTACTTTAGTCTAGCCAAGGGATACTGGCAATTAAAAGAACAGGAAGTGGCTATTGAGTACGCAAAGCGCTCAGCAGCGATCATCGAAAGTGATCGACCGACAGAAGACACCATGTTGTCGTTGTCGATGCTGGAGACTTACCATTCCGTTTACAGGTTGATGGCAGAAATAGAAGATAGCAGAGACCACGCAACTGCCGCTTTAGAACTTGCCGATTACTCGAAGGCTCGTGTGCTTCGTGATCGCATCGAGAATTCGGCTCTTCGACGTAAAGCCGATCTGGATATCGAGATCCGCAAACTTGTGGAGGTTCTCTCAACTCAATTAGTTGATGGCGGGAACGTGCGAGAGGAATTGGCGGGTATTGAGAAATCCGTAGCTCTTTCTTTACCTCAAACCGCAACTAAACGAAAACTCGATCGGGATTTGCTCAACAATAAGAATCTACTTCATGACACCGCGATTGTCTCATACTTTTTCAATCCCGGTGGCCAGTTGCGAGCGTATGTAATCGAGGACCGAAAACCAGTCCGCTCGGTCGAATTGTCGCTTTCAGAGAGGGAGGCTGGTCTGATTGCACAATCCATCCGCACAAAGATTCGCGATAGGATCTTCTTCAAGAATGACGGAAAAGAAATCTATGACAAACTTCTTGCTCCATTGTCGCTGAATGCGAACCATATCGTGATCGTACCGGACAAAGTCTTGTGGAAGATTCCGTTCCATGCATTAAGCCATGATGGTGAATCTTATCTGATCGAAGATCGAACCGTAACCTACTCTCCGTCTGTGTCAATGCTTCTGAACGAACTTCGGCAGCCGGCTCCAATCCGAAAAACCGTTCAGGTTTTTGCTAATGATTCATTTGAAGACCGTCATTTGGTATACGTTAATCGCGAAGCCACGAAAGTCGCAGGCATTTTCGGCTCGAAGCCTTTTTTCGGTGCGACACGAAAGCAGTTCCTTGGCTCTGCCGGTGACTCCGACATTTTACACTTCTCGATGCACGCACAACTCAACCCGGATGAACCGCTGGAGTCTTTTTTAGCGTTTAAGGCGAACGGCAAGGATCCGGGGCGTATCACCGTGCAAGACCTTCTAAGCATTCGTCTCAAAAAGCAGAACCTCACGTTTCTCGCCTCGTGCGAAACGAGCAATGTGCTTAACGGTGAAGGACTCGTAAGTATCGCATGGGCGCTTCTGGGATCGGGAAGTTCGTCGGTGATATCTGCACAGTGGGAGGCGAACGACCGGTCAACTGAGCTGTTTACCCAAAAATTCTACGAGCATTATCGTGAGGGGAGTTCGACAGCGAAGGCTTTACAGGCTGCATCTTTATCAATGATCCAAAACAAATCAGCTGGATCGCACGAGCCTTATTTCTGGGCGGCTTTCTTTCTTCTAGGCGACTATCGCTAACGGTGTGACGCAGGGGACACTCAAGCGCTCAAACGCATCAGAAAGCGGCCGTTTCGGTGACACAGAATAAATCATCAGGCGTTCATCAACCCTTCCACTGGGCATCGTCTAGTTTCTGGTTGTTTCTAATTGTTTCCGATAGTTCACTCCAGACGCCTCCCATCTTTTTGAAAGATTTCTGACCTTCGGACAACGACCTGCTCGGAATTGGAACATCTAGGCACACCACCTTGCGACATCTTCCGTTGTTTAACTTCTTTGTTTGCATTACCATAGCAGATAAACTCCGATCGGCTAAATCGTTATTCAAAAAACTCGCACATGGAAATTATTGATAATATTAATCAACTTCTCGGTGAAAACCTTAAGCAAACGATCAAACCGGGATCAAAATTGAAAATTGCTGCGTCATGCTTCTCGATATACGCCTTTGAAGCATTAAGAAAGGAACTTGAAACGGTTGATTCGGTGGAATTTGTCTTCACGTCACCAACCTTTGTTCCCGATGAAGTTACAGACAAGATTAGAAAAGAGCGACGAGAATTTCACATTCCAAAACTTGAACGAGAACGCGACTTCTATGGCAGCGAGTTTGAAATTCAACTCAAAAATAAACTAACTCAGCGGGCAATTGCCAAAGAATGTGCTGATTGGATACGTCGAAAAGCTAAATTTCGGTCGAATCGGAGCAAGGCAGCAATGCAGCAGTTCGCGTGTGTGGTAGACGGCGAATCTGAAGCTGTTTATATGCCACTTCACGGATTCACGGCGGTCGATCTCGGTTACGAGCAAGGCAACGCGGTATCGAACATCGTGAATAAATTTGATGAGTCTTTGTACACGAATACCTATCTGAGTCTCTTTGACCAGATTTGGAACGACACGGACAAACTCGAAGACGTCACCTCTAGGCTTCGCGAACATATCGCCTCGGTCTATAAGGAAAACTCGCCGGAACGAATCTATTTCCTGATGCTTTTTAATATCTTCAATGAGTTTCTTGAAGATTTGAACGAAGATGTTTTGCCAAACGATCTGACGGGTTATCAGGACAGCTTGGTTTGGAACAAGTTATTTAATTTCCAAAAAGATGCGGCGACCGGGATCATAAACAAGCTCGAAACCTTTAGCGGCTGTATCTTAGCAGACAGCGTTGGTCTTGGTAAAACGTTCTCGGCCCTCGCTGTTGTCAAATACTACGAGCTTCGCAATCGATCCGTATTGGTTCTATGCCCAAAAAAACTCGCGGAAAACTGGACGAATTATAAAGGCAATTTAACGACCAACATTTTTGCCAAAGATCGGTTCAACTACGATGTTCTTTGTCACACGGATTTACAGCGCACAAGCGGCTATTCGCTGGGCTTGCCGTTAAACAAGATCAATTGGGGAAACTACGATCTAGTCGTCATTGATGAGTCGCACAATTTTCGGACAAACGAAGCATTCAAGGAGCGAGAAACTCGGTACCAAAAATTGATGAATTCGGTCATCAAGCAGGGTGTCAAGACCAAGGTTCTCATGCTGTCGGCGACCCCGGTAAATAATAGGTTTGCTGATCTGCGCAATCAGCTCGCTTTGGCTTACGAAGGCGAATCCGAGAACCTTAGCCGAAATCTGAAAACGGAACGGAGTGTCGAGGAAATATTTCGCCGTGCCCAGTCGGCGTTCAACGTATGGTCAAAACTCCCGCCTGAGGAACGAACGCCTGAGGCCATAATGAAATCGCTGGATTTCGATTTTTTTGAACTGCTCGACAGCGTGACCATCGCGAGGTCGCGTAAGCATATTGAGAAATATTACGACACCAGCGACATTGGCAGCTTTCCCGAACGCCGACACCCCATATCACATCACTGTCCGTTGACGAGTCGGGATGACGTTATCGGTTTCAACGAGATATTCGGCCAGCTTACACTGATGAAGCTCGCGGTGTATGCTCCGATTCTTTACATTCTCGATAGTCGGCTCGCGAAATACGAGGCAATGTACGACACCGAAGTCCACGAGGGGAAGAGCAAATTTAGACAGGCGGATCGAGAAAAGAGTCTTCAGGCACTGATGACGATCAATCTGCTCAAGCGGCTCGAAAGCTCAGTCGAGGCGTTTCGTTTGACCTTGAAAAAGCTCAAGGCAAACCATCTTCGCACACTTGGTCAAATCGAGGCCTTTCAACAAGGCGGCAAGGACTTGAGCATCACTGATGTCTCGATGGCTTATGAAGATGCCGAACCTGAGGACGACGATTTCCCAGACGCCGAAGACGAAGAAATGCAAATCGGCGGCAAGGTTCAAATCAGTCTTTCCGATATGGATCTTCCGCGTTGGGAGCATGACCTAAAGGCAGACCTCGACATAATCGAATATCTGATCGAGGAAATGGAAAAGGTCTCACCCAGCGACGATTCAAAGCTCCAGCACCTGAAAGTTGAACTTGAGAGTAAACTGACCTCGCCGATCAATCCAGGAAACAAAAAGGTTCTGCTTTTTACCGCCTTTGCAGATACGGCAAATTATCTCTACGAGCATGTTGCGAGCCATTTTCTTATTAAGCACGGCCTGCACACGGCTAAGGTCACCGGCGGGGATAGCCCAAAATCCACGCTCGAAAAGCATTACGATTTCCAGTCGATTCTCACGCTGTTCTCACCGCGGTCAAAAGAGAGGGCGGCTATCTTACCTGGCGAACCGCGTGAGATTGATTTTCTTATCGGCACGGATTGTATTTCGGAAGGGCAAAATCTTCAGGACTGCGATTATCTAATCAATTACGACATACATTGGAATCCGGTGCGGATCATTCAGCGCTTTGGACGCATTGATCGAATCGGTTCGCAGAACGAGAGTATCCAGTTAGTGAATTACTGGCCTGATATTACGCTTGACGAATATATCAACCTCAAAGAGCGTGTCGAAAACCGGATGGTCATCGCGGACGTGACCGCAACCGGTGACGACAACCCATTGAGCGCCAAAGCAAACGATCTTTCGTATCGAAAAGAACAGCTTCGGCGACTTCAGGAAGAGGTCATCGAGATGGAGGATCTCAAAACTGGGGTTTCCATTACAGATCTCGGCCTTAATGATTTCCGTATGGATCTGCTCAACTACGTGAAGGTAAATTCCGACCTTGGGGGCCTGCCGAATGGATTGCATGCAGTCGTTCCGCCAAATGACAACGGCTTAAATCCAGGTGCTATTTTTGCCCTTCGCAATCGTAATCAGGGTGTTCGGATCGCCCTTCATAATCGCCTGCATCCGTATTATCTGGTCTACGTCGGAAACGACGGCGAAGTGATAACCGACCACACGGAAGTTAAACGCCTTCTCGATATGGTTCGCAATGCTTGTTCAGGCAAAAAGGAACCGATTGCCGACGTTTGTAAGATATTCAATCAGGCAACCGATGACGGGCGCAATATGGAGCCATATTCCGAGTTGCTGGGCAAGGCCATCAACTCCATCATCGATATAAAAGAAGATAGCGACCTCGATAGCTTGTTTACTGTAGGCAAAACGACGGCTCTCGTAGAAACCGTGTCGGGCCTTGACGATTTTGAGCTTATCGCGTTTGTCGTTGTTCAAAAGGAGGGGTAGCTGAATGTTATTCTCCTATCCCCAACAATCAGAGTTCGGACGCGTTGTCCCGAAGAGTAAAATCTACGAACACGCGCGGCCTTCAGCGGCGTTGCGTGATAAATTTGTAAAGCAGATAGACAAGATAGTCTGGCAATACAAGCTGTCGCCCGAAACGGTCAATCTCCGAGCAAAAAAGGATGTTCCCGAGATCGAGATTTTCTCGATTACGCTAAGAACCCCGGAGGTTCGGGAAGAGGTCTTACGTTGCATCGATACGGCAATACCATTCCCGATCGTCTATGAGCTAATTTTTGAGGGGCAGATTAAAACAAAGGCTGCGTTCAAACGTCCAAGTGAGGGTGACTCGAATAAATGGGTAACGGACATTTATTTTGAAAGCGGTTGGCAAAAGGAAAGTGCTCGACGCGAGACTTTGCCCGTAGCTTTAGATCTTGGTTTATTGTACGAACAAATGCTTCGCAGGTTGATGCCTTTGCCTAGGAAAGCAGGCGAAGATATTAGGGCACAGGTGCAACGGCTTTCTGAAATTCGGAGTAAAGAAAATGAGGCTGCGAAGATAGAAGCTCGAATGCAGAAGGAAAAGCAGTTCAATCGCAAGGTCGAGTTAAATAGCATCCTGCGAGAACTTCGAACGGCTATAGACAAACTGGAACGATATGCTGACTAAATCTGATTTTCAGAGATTCCTGACTTGCAAGAATGAGTACTGGCTTGACCACCATTTTCCTGAGGAGAAAAGTGAGCCGTCGCTCGATTATCAACTCCGCCGGGAAGCTGGTTATGAGGTTGAGGGTTTAGCTACGACTCTGGCCGGCTTCAAAGACCGCAATGATGTTACCGTCGACTTTGGTACGGAATTTCAGACCGACACCTTATACGCCAAGGCCGACATCGTACTTACCGATAAAGTTACCGAGGAGATTGAGATATATGAGGTCAAGTCTGGGACAAAGGCCAAAGAAG is a window of Chloracidobacterium sp. DNA encoding:
- a CDS encoding DUF4391 domain-containing protein produces the protein MLFSYPQQSEFGRVVPKSKIYEHARPSAALRDKFVKQIDKIVWQYKLSPETVNLRAKKDVPEIEIFSITLRTPEVREEVLRCIDTAIPFPIVYELIFEGQIKTKAAFKRPSEGDSNKWVTDIYFESGWQKESARRETLPVALDLGLLYEQMLRRLMPLPRKAGEDIRAQVQRLSEIRSKENEAAKIEARMQKEKQFNRKVELNSILRELRTAIDKLERYAD
- a CDS encoding CHAT domain-containing protein, with translation MSQAPEALLKARKNGTVATSSEINVVYALALMRLERYEVAATVLEEALADAEISRQPRRIAAAYLAKATHFRTQRDFPSAIKSARSAIVAAPSDPQIKVEYHLAIGRIMYSSGYDVAAIIWLEKAEKLASGLPISAHLDVLGHLSLAWASKFNYARAIEYGERLVKISEKTEFKFRHRLALYEFGGLLSAVAQERRAKQMRETGLRLALAANDEYQSCLFLTSLILTSLYDGDVKSAEKHLTTLDRVDRKKRFQFESILGKAVIAGLQGRTEVSEQGFKELETLKAHSEYIVPHWKAILAERRKDWAGLIKQMKVLEEITEEGNFREDLPGVYFSLAKGYWQLKEQEVAIEYAKRSAAIIESDRPTEDTMLSLSMLETYHSVYRLMAEIEDSRDHATAALELADYSKARVLRDRIENSALRRKADLDIEIRKLVEVLSTQLVDGGNVREELAGIEKSVALSLPQTATKRKLDRDLLNNKNLLHDTAIVSYFFNPGGQLRAYVIEDRKPVRSVELSLSEREAGLIAQSIRTKIRDRIFFKNDGKEIYDKLLAPLSLNANHIVIVPDKVLWKIPFHALSHDGESYLIEDRTVTYSPSVSMLLNELRQPAPIRKTVQVFANDSFEDRHLVYVNREATKVAGIFGSKPFFGATRKQFLGSAGDSDILHFSMHAQLNPDEPLESFLAFKANGKDPGRITVQDLLSIRLKKQNLTFLASCETSNVLNGEGLVSIAWALLGSGSSSVISAQWEANDRSTELFTQKFYEHYREGSSTAKALQAASLSMIQNKSAGSHEPYFWAAFFLLGDYR
- a CDS encoding DEAD/DEAH box helicase family protein, giving the protein MEIIDNINQLLGENLKQTIKPGSKLKIAASCFSIYAFEALRKELETVDSVEFVFTSPTFVPDEVTDKIRKERREFHIPKLERERDFYGSEFEIQLKNKLTQRAIAKECADWIRRKAKFRSNRSKAAMQQFACVVDGESEAVYMPLHGFTAVDLGYEQGNAVSNIVNKFDESLYTNTYLSLFDQIWNDTDKLEDVTSRLREHIASVYKENSPERIYFLMLFNIFNEFLEDLNEDVLPNDLTGYQDSLVWNKLFNFQKDAATGIINKLETFSGCILADSVGLGKTFSALAVVKYYELRNRSVLVLCPKKLAENWTNYKGNLTTNIFAKDRFNYDVLCHTDLQRTSGYSLGLPLNKINWGNYDLVVIDESHNFRTNEAFKERETRYQKLMNSVIKQGVKTKVLMLSATPVNNRFADLRNQLALAYEGESENLSRNLKTERSVEEIFRRAQSAFNVWSKLPPEERTPEAIMKSLDFDFFELLDSVTIARSRKHIEKYYDTSDIGSFPERRHPISHHCPLTSRDDVIGFNEIFGQLTLMKLAVYAPILYILDSRLAKYEAMYDTEVHEGKSKFRQADREKSLQALMTINLLKRLESSVEAFRLTLKKLKANHLRTLGQIEAFQQGGKDLSITDVSMAYEDAEPEDDDFPDAEDEEMQIGGKVQISLSDMDLPRWEHDLKADLDIIEYLIEEMEKVSPSDDSKLQHLKVELESKLTSPINPGNKKVLLFTAFADTANYLYEHVASHFLIKHGLHTAKVTGGDSPKSTLEKHYDFQSILTLFSPRSKERAAILPGEPREIDFLIGTDCISEGQNLQDCDYLINYDIHWNPVRIIQRFGRIDRIGSQNESIQLVNYWPDITLDEYINLKERVENRMVIADVTATGDDNPLSAKANDLSYRKEQLRRLQEEVIEMEDLKTGVSITDLGLNDFRMDLLNYVKVNSDLGGLPNGLHAVVPPNDNGLNPGAIFALRNRNQGVRIALHNRLHPYYLVYVGNDGEVITDHTEVKRLLDMVRNACSGKKEPIADVCKIFNQATDDGRNMEPYSELLGKAINSIIDIKEDSDLDSLFTVGKTTALVETVSGLDDFELIAFVVVQKEG